Proteins from a single region of Ananas comosus cultivar F153 linkage group 3, ASM154086v1, whole genome shotgun sequence:
- the LOC109707049 gene encoding pentatricopeptide repeat-containing protein At5g41170, mitochondrial-like isoform X2: MIRVVPRPLCRAASVVTKKRFYSSSALSLQFLDAHHLFDSNSAVKIESLYGRHSKVAAFRANRAPSLFPLVASVVRTLNWGIVRTLRFSEVVDVYGFSHSLESFGMLIGVFASAGRYSQVRCLIKCLVDYDKNVGFSLLELPTILPELSSGELSLLQAYGLVIQVLAESSMLDAAVESYLKAKIFGVHIGVPVCNFLLKSLVKHCEEMEQRGVKPNEVTYGTYIRVLCGAGMIESAREFLKDLLGKGLQYNNYCFNAVILGFCREASLLPRALTVLDEMKACGLTPDVHTYSILIDGFCKKGDVLKGYDLLIEMANSGIMPTIVCYSSLLHGLCMRGEMDTAVNLFYELKYRGYEHDLVSYGILIDGYCHLGDLEGACKLWDEMIQRDLKPDALCYTSTIYGYCKIGCLNEALQQFELMLCSGVAPSVVTCAVIVDGFCKKGRLADAFQFLNEMLGWGVIPNIFIYKVLMIALCKEMPHKVWEVFGAMTKRGIVADVVVYTILIDASLKMSDLTGACRLFSGMSRKAVEPSIFTYTSLINGLCRNGRFPEALSLFEEMIEKGFTPDRVVYTSVIGGYCRCGDVEKAMKLFNKMVQCGFSPDVVAYSCLIDGYSKFLLMDKAESLFHEMIKMGLSPTVVTYTSLIAGYRKMGDWDKAFDMYNRMIKQGIQPDMLANLSLGINRSTEQT; this comes from the exons ATGATCAGGGTTGTACCCCGGCCACTCTGCCGAGCTGCTTCTGTAGTAACCAAAAAGCGCTTCTACTCTTCCTCTGCTCTCTCCCTGCAGTTTTTGGATGCACACCACCTGTTCGATTCGAATTCCGCGGTCAAAATCGAATCTTTGTATGGCCGTCATTCAAAAGTCGCCGCCTTTCGCGCTAATCGTGCCCCGAGTCTCTTCCCGCTTGTGGCTTCGGTCGTTCGCACTCTGAATTGGGGCATCGTGCGAACGCTGCGGTTCTCGGAGGTCGTAGATGTGTATGGGTTCTCTCACTCATTGGAGTCCTTTGGAATGCTCATTGGGGTATTTGCCTCGGCCGGAAGGTATTCGCAGGTGAGGTGTTTGATTAAATGCCTAGTTGATTACGATAAGAATGTTGGCTTCAGCTTGCTTGAGCTGCCCACTATATTACCCGAGCTATCGAGTGGTGAGCTGAGCTTGTTACAAGCATACGGATTAGTGATCCAAGTTCTTGCAGAGTCGTCAATGCTTGACGCTGCGGTAGAGTCCTACTTGAAAGCGAAGATATTTGGAGTTCATATCGGTGTTCCGGTGTGCAATTTCTTGCTCAAGTCCTTGGTTAAACACTGCGAG GAAATGGAGCAACGTGGTGTCAAGCCAAATGAAGTAACCTATGGTACATACATCCGCGTCCTTTGTGGAGCTGGAATGATTGAATCTGCACGGGAGTTTCTCAAGGATTTGCTTGGTAAAGGCCTGCAATATAATAACTACTGTTTTAATGCTGTGATTCTTGGTTTTTGCCGTGAAGCTTCGTTGCTGCCTAGGGCGCTGACGGTTCTTGACGAAATGAAGGCTTGCGGATTGACGCCAGATGTGCATACATATAGTATTCTTATTGACGGGTTTTGCAAGAAAGGAGATGTTTTAAAAGGGTACGACTTGCTTATTGAAATGGCAAATAGCGGAATAATGCCGACGATAGTTTGTTATAGCTCGCTCTTGCACGGGTTGTGCATGAGAGGAGAGATGGATACAGCGGTGAATTTGTTCTATGAGCTTAAATATCGAGGTTATGAGCATGACTTGGTTTCTTACGGCATTCTCATTGATGGGTATTGTCATCTTGGCGACCTAGAGGGTGCTTGTAAACTCTGGGATGAGATGATTCAAAGAGATTTAAAACCCGATGCTCTTTGTTATACAAGCACTATTTATGGCTATTGCAAAATTGGATGCTTGAATGAAGCTCTTCAACAATTTGAGCTCATGCTTTGTAGTGGAGTGGCACCTAGTGTTGTCACGTGTGCTGTGATTGTTGATGGGTTCTGCAAAAAAGGGCGTCTTGCAGACGCATTCCAGTTCTTGAATGAGATGCTTGGCTGGGGCGTCATTcccaatatatttatatataaggtTCTCATGATTGCACTATGCAAGGAAATGCCGCATAAGGTATGGGAAGTTTTTGGTGCTATGACAAAGAGAGGGATTGTGGCAGATGTAGTTGTCTATACAATTCTTATTGATGCTTCTTTGAAAATGTCAGACCTTACGGGGGCTTGCAGATTATTTTCTGGAATGTCAAGAAAAGCAGTTGAGCCCAGCATTTTCACATACACGAGCCTCATTAATGGCCTTTGCAGGAATGGTAGATTCCCAGAAGCTTTGAGTTTATTTGAGGAAATGATCGAAAAAGGTTTCACGCCTGATAGAGTTGTTTATACCTCGGTGATTGGGGGTTATTGTAGGTGTGGAGATGTTGAGAAAGCCATGAAGTTGTTTAACAAGATGGTGCAATGTGGTTTTTCGCCTGATGTTGTTGCCTACTCTTGTCTTATTGATGGATATAGCAAGTTTCTACTTATGGACAAAGCAGAATCACTCTTTCATGAGATGATAAAGATGGGACTATCACCTACTGTAGTTACTTATACTTCTCTCATAGCTGGGTATCGCAAAATGGGTGACTGGGATAAGGCTTTTGACATGTATAATAGAATGATAAAACAGGGAATTCAGCCTGATATGTTGGCTAACTTGTCACTGGGCATCAATCGCAGCACAGAGCAGACGTAA
- the LOC109707049 gene encoding pentatricopeptide repeat-containing protein At5g41170, mitochondrial-like isoform X1 — MIRVVPRPLCRAASVVTKKRFYSSSALSLQFLDAHHLFDSNSAVKIESLYGRHSKVAAFRANRAPSLFPLVASVVRTLNWGIVRTLRFSEVVDVYGFSHSLESFGMLIGVFASAGRYSQVRCLIKCLVDYDKNVGFSLLELPTILPELSSGELSLLQAYGLVIQVLAESSMLDAAVESYLKAKIFGVHIGVPVCNFLLKSLVKHCEVERAKTLFQNMKNFGPLPNVHTYTILMNLYAKDGMFNIDEASGILKEMEQRGVKPNEVTYGTYIRVLCGAGMIESAREFLKDLLGKGLQYNNYCFNAVILGFCREASLLPRALTVLDEMKACGLTPDVHTYSILIDGFCKKGDVLKGYDLLIEMANSGIMPTIVCYSSLLHGLCMRGEMDTAVNLFYELKYRGYEHDLVSYGILIDGYCHLGDLEGACKLWDEMIQRDLKPDALCYTSTIYGYCKIGCLNEALQQFELMLCSGVAPSVVTCAVIVDGFCKKGRLADAFQFLNEMLGWGVIPNIFIYKVLMIALCKEMPHKVWEVFGAMTKRGIVADVVVYTILIDASLKMSDLTGACRLFSGMSRKAVEPSIFTYTSLINGLCRNGRFPEALSLFEEMIEKGFTPDRVVYTSVIGGYCRCGDVEKAMKLFNKMVQCGFSPDVVAYSCLIDGYSKFLLMDKAESLFHEMIKMGLSPTVVTYTSLIAGYRKMGDWDKAFDMYNRMIKQGIQPDMLANLSLGINRSTEQT; from the coding sequence ATGATCAGGGTTGTACCCCGGCCACTCTGCCGAGCTGCTTCTGTAGTAACCAAAAAGCGCTTCTACTCTTCCTCTGCTCTCTCCCTGCAGTTTTTGGATGCACACCACCTGTTCGATTCGAATTCCGCGGTCAAAATCGAATCTTTGTATGGCCGTCATTCAAAAGTCGCCGCCTTTCGCGCTAATCGTGCCCCGAGTCTCTTCCCGCTTGTGGCTTCGGTCGTTCGCACTCTGAATTGGGGCATCGTGCGAACGCTGCGGTTCTCGGAGGTCGTAGATGTGTATGGGTTCTCTCACTCATTGGAGTCCTTTGGAATGCTCATTGGGGTATTTGCCTCGGCCGGAAGGTATTCGCAGGTGAGGTGTTTGATTAAATGCCTAGTTGATTACGATAAGAATGTTGGCTTCAGCTTGCTTGAGCTGCCCACTATATTACCCGAGCTATCGAGTGGTGAGCTGAGCTTGTTACAAGCATACGGATTAGTGATCCAAGTTCTTGCAGAGTCGTCAATGCTTGACGCTGCGGTAGAGTCCTACTTGAAAGCGAAGATATTTGGAGTTCATATCGGTGTTCCGGTGTGCAATTTCTTGCTCAAGTCCTTGGTTAAACACTGCGAGGTAGAGCGTGCTAAaacgttatttcaaaatatgaagAATTTCGGGCCGTTGCCTAATGTCCACACCTACACTATTTTGATGAACCTATATGCCAAAGACGGCATGTTCAATATTGATGAAGCTAGTGGAATTTTGAAGGAAATGGAGCAACGTGGTGTCAAGCCAAATGAAGTAACCTATGGTACATACATCCGCGTCCTTTGTGGAGCTGGAATGATTGAATCTGCACGGGAGTTTCTCAAGGATTTGCTTGGTAAAGGCCTGCAATATAATAACTACTGTTTTAATGCTGTGATTCTTGGTTTTTGCCGTGAAGCTTCGTTGCTGCCTAGGGCGCTGACGGTTCTTGACGAAATGAAGGCTTGCGGATTGACGCCAGATGTGCATACATATAGTATTCTTATTGACGGGTTTTGCAAGAAAGGAGATGTTTTAAAAGGGTACGACTTGCTTATTGAAATGGCAAATAGCGGAATAATGCCGACGATAGTTTGTTATAGCTCGCTCTTGCACGGGTTGTGCATGAGAGGAGAGATGGATACAGCGGTGAATTTGTTCTATGAGCTTAAATATCGAGGTTATGAGCATGACTTGGTTTCTTACGGCATTCTCATTGATGGGTATTGTCATCTTGGCGACCTAGAGGGTGCTTGTAAACTCTGGGATGAGATGATTCAAAGAGATTTAAAACCCGATGCTCTTTGTTATACAAGCACTATTTATGGCTATTGCAAAATTGGATGCTTGAATGAAGCTCTTCAACAATTTGAGCTCATGCTTTGTAGTGGAGTGGCACCTAGTGTTGTCACGTGTGCTGTGATTGTTGATGGGTTCTGCAAAAAAGGGCGTCTTGCAGACGCATTCCAGTTCTTGAATGAGATGCTTGGCTGGGGCGTCATTcccaatatatttatatataaggtTCTCATGATTGCACTATGCAAGGAAATGCCGCATAAGGTATGGGAAGTTTTTGGTGCTATGACAAAGAGAGGGATTGTGGCAGATGTAGTTGTCTATACAATTCTTATTGATGCTTCTTTGAAAATGTCAGACCTTACGGGGGCTTGCAGATTATTTTCTGGAATGTCAAGAAAAGCAGTTGAGCCCAGCATTTTCACATACACGAGCCTCATTAATGGCCTTTGCAGGAATGGTAGATTCCCAGAAGCTTTGAGTTTATTTGAGGAAATGATCGAAAAAGGTTTCACGCCTGATAGAGTTGTTTATACCTCGGTGATTGGGGGTTATTGTAGGTGTGGAGATGTTGAGAAAGCCATGAAGTTGTTTAACAAGATGGTGCAATGTGGTTTTTCGCCTGATGTTGTTGCCTACTCTTGTCTTATTGATGGATATAGCAAGTTTCTACTTATGGACAAAGCAGAATCACTCTTTCATGAGATGATAAAGATGGGACTATCACCTACTGTAGTTACTTATACTTCTCTCATAGCTGGGTATCGCAAAATGGGTGACTGGGATAAGGCTTTTGACATGTATAATAGAATGATAAAACAGGGAATTCAGCCTGATATGTTGGCTAACTTGTCACTGGGCATCAATCGCAGCACAGAGCAGACGTAA
- the LOC109707272 gene encoding uncharacterized protein LOC109707272 yields MGKAKGGSIFIRLVSAAGTGFFYVKRKNPRRITEKLEFRKYDPRVNRHVLFTEAKMK; encoded by the coding sequence ATGGGGAAAGCTAAGGGTGGATCGATATTCATCAGGCTGGTTTCAGCTGCAGGGACTGGGTTCTTCTATGTCAAGCGGAAAAATCCGCGCCGAATTACAGAGAAGCTTGAATTCCGCAAGTATGATCCCCGAGTGAATCGGCATGTTCTCTTCACAGAAGCAAAGATGAAGTGA
- the LOC109707271 gene encoding uncharacterized protein LOC109707271 — protein sequence MELQQESSNAAVLSATPSRNLSSSSSAFFSANQSPFFSPRSPPIHASETIRQHTTSSSNGIALRVDHLVSTTLTKQSESLSNIKFLASDVSPAPSFCTSSNFGTPSTVYNNSCFVSSFNGAGNGSSSNNSQGTSNGYFARREKQKRSARSHGKLSLARSSASVSSTNRLRSCDVYIGFHGRKPSLLRFANWLRAELEIHGISCFASDRAHCRNSRSLNTVGRIMNASSFGVVIITKKSFGNPYSIEELRDFFGKKNLIPIYFELGAGDCLTRDIIEKRGELWEKHGGELWMVYGGLEREWREAVDGLLRVSEWQLEANDGNWRDCILQAVVLLATRLGRRSVVDRVNRGRERVEKDEFPFPRNELFVGRKKELSELELILFGDVSGDGEREYFELKTRHRRKSLSIGWSGSYHGKNINKKEKLPEIGDKGKEIVLWKESEKEIEMQRMDSPQRQHRQLRGKNGGRHGKKKGLSKILYGKGIACVSGESGIGKTELVLEYAYRFSQRYKMVLWVGGESRYIRQNFLALRSLLEVDLSIENHYHEKGKIRSFEEQEEDAIAQVRKELSRDIPYLVIVDNLESEKDWWDRKVIMDLLPSFGGETHFIITTRFSHVMNLEPMKLSYLSGVEALSLMKGSVKDYPLMEIDALRVIEEKLGRLTLGLGIVAAILNELPITPTRLLDAINRMPLKDMAWTDRDTLALKQHKALIQLLDVCLSIFDHADGPMSLAARMVQASGWFAPSSIPVHLLALAAQKIPEKNHGVSIWKKIMHALRCSFSVANTKRSEVEASSMLIRFGIAKCSTRNDYLHFHELIKLYACKRGGTRVAQAMVQAVYLRGSISQCSEHLWAACFLVFGFRSDTVVVEPLRPSELIFFVKRIVLPLSIHTFITFSRCNAALELLRLCTDALEICAESLVSRTDKWLDKSVCCVKSVRSDSQYTYLWQELALLKATVLETRAKLMLRGGEYDRGDDLIRKAIFIRTSICGEHHPDTISARETLSKLTRLLTNVQFS from the coding sequence TTTCTTCTCTCCGAGGTCACCACCAATACATGCCTCTGAAACCATCCGTCAGCACACAACAAGCTCGTCCAATGGCATTGCTCTGAGAGTCGATCATCTCGTTTCCACTACTCTTACTAAACAATCTGAATCGTTATCCAATATAAAATTTCTAGCTTCTGATGTTTCTCCTGCTCCGAGTTTCTGCACTTCCAGTAATTTTGGCACTCCAAGCACAGTTTATAACAATTCCTGCTTCGTTTCCTCCTTTAATGGTGCTGGTAATGGCAGTTCATCGAATAACAGCCAAGGAACCAGTAATGGTTACTTTGCTCGCAGAGAGAAGCAAAAGCGATCAGCGAGAAGCCATGGAAAGCTTTCGTTGGCTCGATCTTCAGCTTCAGTTTCTTCCACTAACAGGCTTAGGAGCTGTGATGTATATATAGGATTTCATGGTCGTAAGCCTTCTTTACTTCGATTTGCCAATTGGCTTCGTGCAGAGTTGGAGATACATGGAATTAGCTGTTTCGCATCTGACAGAGCTCACTGTAGGAACTCTCGCAGCCTCAACACAGTGGGGAGAATAATGAATGCTTCTTCCTTTGGAGTGGTGATAATAACGAAGAAGTCTTTCGGAAATCCTTACAGTATTGAAGAGCTCAGAGATTTCTTCGGAAAGAAGAATTTAATTCCTATATACTTCGAGCTGGGTGCTGGCGATTGTCTTACGAGAGATATAATAGAGAAGAGGGGGGAGCTGTGGGAAAAACATGGTGGTGAATTGTGGATGGTGTATGGtggtttagagagagagtggagagaaGCAGTTGACGGGCTTTTAAGGGTATCGGAGTGGCAATTAGAAGCAAATGATGGTAATTGGAGGGATTGTATACTACAAGCCGTAGTTCTCTTAGCTACAAGATTGGGAAGGAGGAGTGTGGTTGATAGAGTAAATAGGGGGAGGGAAAGAGTGGAAAAGGACGAATTTCCTTTTCCTCGAAACGAACTGTTTGTTGGACGGAAGAAAGAACTCTCAGAATTAGAGCTCATTTTGTTTGGTGATGTAAGTGGggatggagagagagaatatttCGAACTCAAAACAAGGCATAGACGAAAGAGTCTATCAATTGGATGGTCTGGAAGCTATCAcggaaaaaatattaataaaaaggaGAAACTGCCAGAAATTGGAGACAAAGGAAAGGAAATTGTTTTATGGAAGGAGTCCGAGAAGGAAATTGAGATGCAAAGGATGGATAGTCCTCAAAGGCAACACCGCCAACTAAGAGGCAAGAATGGAGGGCGGCATGGTAAAAAGAAAGGGTTATCAAAGATCCTATATGGAAAGGGTATTGCTTGTGTGTCAGGCGAGTCAGGGATCGGTAAAACAGAGTTGGTTTTAGAATATGCATACAGATTTTCTCAAAGATACAAGATGGTCTTATGGGTGGGAGGGGAAAGTCGATATATTCGGCAAAATTTTTTGGCTCTACGTTCTTTATTAGAAGTTGATCTCAGCATCGAAAACCATTATCATGAGAAAGGAAAAATCAGGTCCTTTGAGGAGCAAGAGGAAGACGCCATTGCCCAAGTAAGGAAGGAACTATCACGAGACATCCCTTATTTAGTCATCGTCGACAATTTAGAAAGCGAAAAGGACTGGTGGGACCGAAAAGTTATAATGGATCTTCTTCCGTCCTTTGGTGGAGAGACCCACTTCATAATAACCACGCGATTTTCTCACGTAATGAACTTGGAGCCGATGAAGCTTTCGTACTTATCTGGTGTTGAGGCATTGTCTTTGATGAAGGGGAGTGTGAAAGATTACCCATTAATGGAAATCGATGCTCTCAGGGTAATTGAAGAGAAACTTGGGAGGCTTACACTTGGCCTTGGTATTGTCGCAGCTATTCTTAACGAGCTACCTATAACTCCGACTAGACTCCTTGATGCCATAAATAGAATGCCTTTAAAGGACATGGCATGGACCGATAGAGATACTCTTGCCCTGAAACAACACAAAGCCCTTATTCAGCTTTTAGATGTGTGCCTTTCTATATTTGATCATGCTGATGGGCCGATGAGTTTGGCTGCTAGGATGGTCCAAGCAAGTGGTTGGTTCGCTCCCTCCTCTATTCCAGTTCATCTTTTAGCTTTGGCTGCCCAGAAAATTCCAGAGAAGAATCATGGTGTTTCAATATGGAAGAAGATAATGCATGCGCTCAGATGCAGCTTCTCAGTTGCTAACACCAAGAGATCAGAAGTTGAGGCTTCTTCcatgttaattagatttggaaTTGCTAAATGCAGCACCAGAAATGATTACCTGCATTTCCATGAGCTTATTAAGCTATATGCTTGCAAAAGAGGAGGTACCCGTGTAGCTCAAGCCATGGTTCAGGCGGTTTACTTAAGAGGCTCAATCTCACAATGCAGTGAACATCTCTGGGCGGCCTGCTTCTTGGTGTTTGGCTTTCGATCTGATACAGTGGTAGTAGAACCGTTGAGACCATCTGAGTTGATTTTCTTTGTAAAGCGCATTGTTCTCCCTCTTTCCATACATACCTTCATCACTTTCTCGCGGTGCAATGCAGCGTTGGAGCTTTTGCGCCTTTGTACTGATGCATTGGAAATCTGTGCCGAATCATTAGTTTCTCGAACTGATAAATGGCTCGATAAGTCAGTTTGCTGTGTTAAATCGGTGCGATCGGATTCTCAGTACACATATCTTTGGCAGGAGTTGGCACTTCTGAAAGCAACTGTCTTGGAAACTAGGGCTAAGCTAATGCTTCGGGGCGGAGAATATGATAGAGGTGATGACCTTATAAGAAAGGCTATATTTATCCGGACTTCAATTTGTGGCGAGCATCACCCAGACACAATATCTGCTCGGGAAACGCTAAGTAAACTTACGAGGCTTCTTACAAATGttcaatttagttaa